A single genomic interval of Microbacterium hydrocarbonoxydans harbors:
- a CDS encoding FAD-dependent monooxygenase, translating to MDNRIDTTCVIVGGGPAGLMLGLLLARQGHDVTVVEKHADFLRDFRGDTIHPSTQQLLAELGLLDEFLATPHSDMSRVTLSWHGAELTLADFSRLPTARRVMSFMPQWDFLDLLAAAAARYPGFHLLRSTRIDEVVRDQDRRIAGVTGSGPEGVVEIRAALVIDASGRDSVLGASAGLMPVGVAAAMDVLWFRLPKAASETYPFVQAGAGMIITIDRGDFFQIAHVIPAGSWTGSDDDVARMKERIRSISPRLGEAATGLEVDDVHLLRVRLERLRRWYTDGMLCIGDSAHAMSPAGGVGINLAIQDAVATARILGPILGRRAPRPRDLRRVERRRAWPVRVTQAVQRGLQGPLLSTTEPGAPVPLPLRMLRDHAALARVTGRFVGLGVRPERVE from the coding sequence ATGGACAATCGAATCGACACCACCTGCGTCATCGTCGGCGGCGGCCCCGCCGGCCTCATGCTCGGTCTGCTGCTCGCCCGGCAGGGGCACGACGTCACGGTGGTCGAGAAGCACGCCGACTTCCTCCGCGACTTCCGCGGCGACACGATCCATCCGTCGACCCAGCAACTGCTCGCCGAGCTGGGGCTGCTCGACGAGTTCCTCGCCACGCCCCACTCCGACATGAGCAGGGTGACGCTCAGCTGGCACGGCGCGGAACTCACGCTCGCGGACTTCTCCCGCTTGCCCACCGCTCGCCGGGTGATGTCGTTCATGCCGCAGTGGGACTTCCTCGACCTGCTCGCGGCAGCCGCGGCGCGGTATCCGGGGTTCCATCTGCTCCGCTCGACGCGGATCGACGAGGTCGTTCGCGACCAGGATCGCCGGATCGCCGGAGTCACCGGATCCGGTCCCGAGGGTGTGGTCGAGATCCGAGCTGCGCTCGTGATCGATGCCTCGGGTCGCGACTCCGTGCTCGGCGCGTCTGCGGGGCTCATGCCCGTCGGTGTCGCCGCAGCCATGGACGTGCTCTGGTTCCGACTGCCGAAGGCCGCCTCCGAGACCTATCCCTTCGTGCAGGCCGGGGCGGGGATGATCATCACCATCGACCGCGGGGATTTCTTCCAGATCGCGCACGTCATCCCGGCCGGATCGTGGACGGGGTCCGATGACGACGTCGCCCGGATGAAGGAGCGCATCCGATCGATCTCCCCTCGGCTGGGAGAGGCCGCGACCGGACTGGAGGTCGACGACGTGCACCTCCTGCGCGTGCGGCTGGAGCGACTGCGCCGGTGGTACACGGACGGGATGCTCTGCATCGGCGACTCAGCTCATGCGATGTCGCCGGCGGGCGGCGTCGGGATCAACCTGGCCATTCAGGATGCAGTGGCGACCGCGCGGATCCTGGGCCCGATCCTCGGCAGGCGCGCGCCCCGCCCTCGTGATCTGCGGCGGGTGGAGCGGCGGCGCGCCTGGCCGGTGCGGGTGACACAGGCCGTGCAGCGCGGGCTGCAGGGGCCGCTGCTGTCGACGACCGAACCGGGGGCTCCGGTGCCGTTGCCGCTGCGGATGCTCCGCGACCATGCGGCGCTCGCCCGCGTGACCGGACGCTTCGTCGGCCTCGGCGTGCGGCCGGAGCGAGTGGAGTGA
- a CDS encoding TetR family transcriptional regulator, producing the protein MVNKRSGRPRGDSTARQRLLAAAQTHAEQGDLAALSSRALAAEVGVSHTLVNYHFGSREALVAATIALHAAPHDVIALSRDDRGRIDVDRLAHGILAVWEHPEHGDRLAALARRLASASAEASTIGDYIETSVYEPLVDDLGRAHARRMATAIIGFVFGRYVIALPIFARLSREEAGRLLASMLR; encoded by the coding sequence GTGGTCAATAAACGATCGGGGCGTCCGCGCGGCGATTCGACAGCGCGACAGAGGCTCCTGGCCGCCGCGCAGACGCATGCGGAACAGGGTGATCTCGCCGCGCTCTCATCGCGGGCGCTGGCTGCGGAGGTCGGCGTCAGCCACACACTGGTCAATTATCATTTCGGCTCCCGCGAAGCCTTGGTGGCGGCCACGATCGCGCTGCACGCGGCGCCGCACGACGTGATCGCGCTGTCGCGCGACGATCGGGGGCGCATCGATGTCGACCGGCTCGCGCACGGCATCCTCGCGGTATGGGAGCATCCCGAACACGGCGACCGACTTGCAGCCCTCGCCCGGCGGCTCGCGTCGGCGTCCGCGGAGGCGTCCACGATCGGCGACTATATCGAGACCTCGGTCTACGAACCGCTGGTCGACGATCTCGGCCGCGCGCACGCCCGACGGATGGCCACCGCCATCATCGGGTTCGTGTTCGGCCGGTACGTCATCGCACTGCCGATCTTCGCCCGCCTCTCACGGGAGGAGGCCGGTCGGCTGCTCGCCTCGATGCTGCGCTGA
- a CDS encoding DoxX family membrane protein — MSTVPRTIGRIFLGSALVFAGVSHLTFAREEFQAQVPDFVPLDPDVTVLASGVVEIGLGAALLVARKRRGLVGIIAALFFVAVFPGNIAQWVEHRDAFGLDTDMKRFVRLFFQPVLIALALWSTRSPRRQPGAADS, encoded by the coding sequence ATGTCGACCGTCCCCCGCACCATCGGCCGGATCTTCCTCGGATCCGCCCTCGTCTTCGCCGGCGTCTCGCACCTGACATTCGCCCGCGAAGAGTTCCAGGCACAGGTGCCGGACTTCGTCCCCCTCGACCCGGATGTCACCGTGCTCGCGTCTGGCGTCGTCGAGATCGGCCTCGGCGCCGCGCTGCTGGTCGCCCGCAAGCGCCGCGGACTCGTCGGCATCATCGCCGCCCTGTTCTTCGTCGCGGTCTTCCCCGGCAACATCGCGCAGTGGGTCGAGCACCGTGACGCCTTCGGCCTCGACACGGACATGAAGCGCTTCGTCCGGCTGTTCTTCCAGCCGGTGCTCATCGCCCTGGCGCTCTGGTCGACGCGTTCTCCGCGCCGCCAGCCGGGCGCTGCCGACTCGTGA
- a CDS encoding SRPBCC family protein, which translates to MPVTDVTTDADNLTMTVVADFAAPIERVWAAYSDPRQLERFWGPPGWPATFTAWDHTVGGRAVYTMNGPRGERSSGSWEFLSIDAPHAFEVLDSFVDENGAPLEGFPAQRMSFAFESTAGGTRMVTTSHFDSVEAIEQVVSMGQIEGLKLAMSQLDAVLQDLRDYAQGKGTRVELLDDTHVRITRLVEGPRELVWRAHNDPELMKQWLLGPDGWEMTECVVATEVGQTYRTSWAPVGETEGQPFGFEGEALLIDAPRRSVQTERMIGMPVETLNDLNLYEEDGATLITLHIEYPDKETRDMILATGMADGMETSYARLERELLAV; encoded by the coding sequence ATGCCCGTCACGGATGTCACCACCGATGCCGACAACCTCACCATGACGGTCGTCGCTGATTTCGCGGCGCCGATCGAGCGCGTCTGGGCCGCTTACAGCGATCCGCGTCAGCTCGAGCGGTTCTGGGGCCCTCCCGGATGGCCGGCGACCTTCACCGCCTGGGACCACACCGTCGGAGGCCGCGCGGTCTACACGATGAACGGACCTCGAGGTGAGCGGTCGTCGGGGTCGTGGGAGTTCCTCTCCATCGACGCACCGCACGCCTTCGAAGTGCTCGACTCATTCGTCGACGAGAACGGTGCGCCGCTCGAGGGCTTCCCCGCGCAGCGGATGTCGTTCGCCTTCGAGTCGACCGCCGGCGGCACCCGCATGGTCACCACCAGCCACTTCGACTCGGTCGAGGCGATCGAGCAGGTCGTGTCGATGGGCCAGATCGAGGGCCTGAAGCTCGCGATGAGCCAGCTCGATGCCGTGCTGCAGGACCTGCGCGACTACGCGCAGGGCAAGGGCACCAGGGTCGAACTGCTCGACGACACCCATGTGCGCATCACGCGTCTGGTCGAGGGACCGCGCGAACTGGTCTGGCGGGCGCACAACGACCCGGAGCTGATGAAGCAGTGGCTGCTCGGACCCGACGGCTGGGAGATGACGGAGTGCGTCGTCGCGACCGAGGTGGGGCAGACCTACCGCACCTCCTGGGCGCCAGTGGGCGAGACCGAGGGGCAGCCGTTCGGCTTCGAAGGGGAGGCGCTGCTGATCGACGCACCCCGCCGGTCGGTGCAGACCGAGCGGATGATCGGGATGCCGGTCGAGACGCTCAACGATCTGAACCTCTACGAGGAGGACGGGGCGACGCTCATCACCCTCCACATCGAGTATCCCGACAAGGAGACGCGCGACATGATCCTCGCCACCGGCATGGCCGACGGCATGGAGACCTCGTATGCACGCCTCGAGCGGGAACTGCTCGCGGTCTGA
- a CDS encoding ArsR/SmtB family transcription factor, with the protein MVAQRELSEAEVDRVFHALATSTRRDILRRTIEREQSVSTLASEYEMSFAAVQKHVAVLEAASLIVKRAEGRERLVRANPEMIARARALLARYEELWRSRIARLDDLLAETPTRRTDTPDTTDDSRTEEGD; encoded by the coding sequence ATGGTTGCACAACGAGAACTGAGCGAAGCGGAGGTCGACCGTGTGTTCCACGCATTGGCGACGTCGACCCGGCGCGACATCCTGCGCCGGACGATCGAGCGGGAGCAGTCCGTCTCGACCCTCGCCTCCGAATACGAGATGTCGTTCGCTGCGGTGCAGAAGCACGTCGCCGTGCTCGAGGCCGCGAGCCTCATCGTCAAGCGCGCCGAGGGACGCGAGCGGCTCGTCCGCGCGAACCCCGAGATGATCGCCCGCGCCAGGGCGCTTCTCGCCCGATACGAAGAGCTGTGGCGGTCGCGCATCGCCCGACTCGACGACCTGCTGGCCGAGACGCCGACTCGTCGTACCGATACCCCCGACACCACCGATGATTCACGAACCGAAGAAGGAGACTGA
- a CDS encoding MerR family transcriptional regulator translates to MRIGEVAERTALSFRSLRHWDDVGLVQPSARTEGGFRLYTEKDVDRILIIRRMKPLGYTLDEMRELLDVVDALTVDPSDVALRARIDDIRDGADQRRQKLTEQLAMADEFVQLLGQL, encoded by the coding sequence ATGCGGATCGGCGAAGTGGCCGAGCGCACGGCGCTCTCGTTCCGCTCGCTTCGACACTGGGACGACGTGGGGCTCGTGCAGCCGTCCGCGCGCACGGAGGGCGGGTTCCGGCTTTACACCGAGAAAGATGTCGATCGCATCCTCATCATCCGCAGAATGAAACCGTTGGGATACACCCTCGACGAGATGCGCGAACTCCTCGACGTCGTCGACGCCCTCACCGTCGACCCGAGCGACGTGGCGTTGCGCGCCCGGATCGATGACATCCGCGACGGCGCCGACCAGCGTCGCCAGAAACTCACGGAGCAGCTCGCCATGGCCGACGAGTTCGTGCAACTGCTCGGTCAGCTCTAA
- a CDS encoding SulP family inorganic anion transporter, with product MTAVTPTRDSASRYRIEPTVMQALRSPRLLTREVLAGLVVALALIPEAIAFSIIAGVDPRVGLFSSFIMAVAIAFLGGRPAMITAATGAIALVIAPVAREYGMDYFIATVLLGGLIQIVLALLGVAKLMRFIPRSVMVGFVNALAILIFTSQFPQLIGVPWLVYPLVAVGLLVMYLMPRITKVIPAPLVAIVLLTAAVVVFAWNVPNVGDQGELPESLPALFIPNVPLTFETLQIIAPYALAMAVVGLLESLMTAKLVDDITDTHSRKTREALGQGAANVLSGAFGGMGGCAMIGQTMINVKASGARTRISTFLAGVFLLVLVLALGDVVAIIPMAALVAVMILVSIATFDWHSIRLSTLKRMPKSETAVMLITVIATVWTHNLAVGVILGVVAAMIMFARRVAHFVSVTRTLSDDGDTAHYAVDGELFFASSNDLTTQFEYGDDPDTVVIDMSHSHVWDASTVAALDAIVTKYENHGKTVTIQGLNDTAAAFHGRLTGNLGAGH from the coding sequence ATGACTGCCGTCACCCCCACCCGCGACTCCGCGTCGCGTTACCGCATCGAACCCACCGTCATGCAGGCGCTGCGCAGCCCGCGCCTTTTGACCCGTGAAGTCCTCGCGGGCCTCGTCGTCGCCCTTGCCCTGATCCCGGAGGCGATCGCGTTCTCGATCATCGCGGGCGTCGACCCCCGAGTCGGCCTGTTCTCGTCCTTCATCATGGCCGTCGCGATCGCGTTCCTCGGCGGACGCCCTGCCATGATCACCGCGGCCACCGGAGCAATCGCGCTCGTCATCGCGCCCGTCGCTCGTGAGTACGGCATGGACTACTTCATCGCCACGGTCCTGCTCGGTGGACTCATCCAGATCGTCCTCGCGTTGCTCGGGGTCGCCAAGCTGATGCGGTTCATCCCGCGCTCGGTGATGGTCGGGTTCGTGAACGCTCTGGCGATCTTGATCTTCACTTCGCAGTTTCCGCAGCTCATCGGCGTTCCCTGGCTGGTCTACCCGCTCGTCGCGGTCGGCCTGCTGGTGATGTATCTCATGCCGCGGATCACGAAGGTGATCCCGGCGCCACTCGTCGCGATCGTGCTGCTCACCGCGGCAGTCGTGGTCTTCGCGTGGAACGTGCCGAACGTGGGCGATCAGGGAGAACTTCCCGAGAGCTTGCCGGCGCTGTTCATTCCGAATGTGCCGCTCACCTTCGAGACGCTGCAGATCATCGCTCCCTACGCGCTGGCTATGGCCGTGGTCGGCCTGCTCGAGTCGCTCATGACCGCGAAGCTCGTTGACGACATCACCGACACCCACTCCCGCAAGACCCGCGAGGCACTTGGACAGGGCGCCGCGAACGTTCTCTCCGGCGCGTTCGGCGGCATGGGTGGCTGCGCGATGATCGGCCAGACCATGATCAACGTCAAAGCCTCCGGCGCACGCACCCGGATCTCGACCTTCCTCGCCGGCGTCTTCCTGCTGGTCCTCGTGCTCGCGCTCGGCGACGTGGTGGCGATCATTCCCATGGCAGCGCTCGTCGCCGTCATGATCCTCGTCTCGATTGCGACTTTCGACTGGCACAGCATCCGCCTGAGCACGCTCAAGCGCATGCCGAAGAGCGAGACCGCCGTCATGCTCATCACCGTCATCGCCACCGTCTGGACCCACAACCTCGCCGTTGGCGTCATCCTCGGAGTCGTGGCCGCGATGATCATGTTCGCCCGACGCGTCGCACACTTCGTCAGCGTCACCCGCACCCTCAGTGACGACGGCGACACAGCGCATTACGCCGTCGATGGAGAACTCTTCTTCGCCTCCAGCAACGACCTCACCACCCAGTTCGAGTACGGCGACGACCCCGACACGGTAGTCATCGACATGAGTCACTCCCACGTCTGGGACGCTTCCACCGTGGCCGCCCTCGACGCCATCGTCACCAAGTACGAAAACCACGGGAAGACCGTCACCATCCAAGGCCTGAACGACACCGCAGCAGCGTTCCACGGCCGCCTCACCGGAAACCTCGGCGCCGGGCACTGA
- a CDS encoding rhodanese-like domain-containing protein: MGRLTLTTLAVITALTLTSCASTPTPQADLGPDAVIIDVRTPAERATGHLDGALLLDVTGGDLQAALPDLDPEATYLVYCRSGNRAGVAIDLMKQAGFTDLLNLGSLEDAAATTGLPVVQP; this comes from the coding sequence ATGGGCCGCCTAACCCTCACCACCCTCGCCGTCATCACCGCACTCACGCTCACCTCCTGCGCCAGCACACCCACACCACAGGCTGACCTCGGCCCCGACGCGGTCATCATCGACGTGCGCACCCCCGCCGAGCGCGCCACCGGCCACCTCGACGGCGCCCTCCTGCTCGACGTCACGGGCGGCGACCTCCAAGCTGCGCTGCCGGACCTTGACCCCGAAGCCACCTACCTCGTCTACTGCCGTTCAGGTAACCGGGCAGGAGTCGCCATCGACCTGATGAAGCAGGCCGGCTTCACCGACCTCCTCAACCTCGGCTCCCTGGAAGACGCCGCCGCCACGACAGGCCTCCCCGTCGTGCAGCCCTGA
- a CDS encoding DUF4395 domain-containing protein, with protein sequence MPHATDTAPRTGEHVDGYEVPVLDEHAVRIAAGILLAIGITALTITLASDSIRPLQMFGMFFLLDMTTRVLISDRLSLTLALGRALTRRRRRHWVGAPQKVFAWWLALGLAAISCVTMSAGMVPLPVTLGLCGVCFTVLLLEATLGWCAGCALHQRFSRQPTRHCANGACDR encoded by the coding sequence ATGCCTCACGCGACCGACACCGCGCCCCGCACCGGGGAACACGTCGACGGATACGAGGTGCCCGTCCTCGACGAGCACGCCGTCCGCATCGCCGCCGGCATCCTCCTCGCCATAGGCATCACCGCCCTTACCATCACGCTCGCCTCCGACAGCATCAGGCCGCTGCAGATGTTCGGCATGTTCTTCCTCCTCGACATGACGACGCGCGTACTCATCAGCGACCGGCTGTCCCTCACTCTCGCCCTCGGCCGTGCTCTGACACGCCGCCGCCGTCGGCACTGGGTGGGCGCGCCGCAGAAGGTCTTCGCCTGGTGGCTCGCCCTCGGTCTCGCTGCTATCTCGTGCGTGACGATGAGCGCTGGAATGGTCCCGCTACCCGTGACTCTCGGGCTCTGCGGAGTCTGCTTCACAGTCCTGCTCCTAGAAGCCACCCTCGGGTGGTGCGCGGGATGTGCCCTGCACCAACGCTTCAGTAGGCAGCCCACCCGCCACTGCGCCAACGGCGCCTGCGACCGCTGA
- a CDS encoding sulfite exporter TauE/SafE family protein — protein MDTSIILAMTLAALVGVALGLLGGGGSILTFPIFSLVLGIGTRETIVSSLFVVAITSAVSAAFRVRRREVRWKVAGVFAATGLIGGIGGGMVGQLLPETVLTVLFAAIMIVTAIAMMRPRRERAARPPTRPVVRGIRTTGTGLGVGVLTGALGAGGGFLIVPALTFLGQPIAAAVGTSLLVIAVNSSAGFLTQITTVAIHWPIVLTFTALAVAGSFIGLALSHRLPAAGIRTGFGVLVLAVGLTMLATLIIQTLSA, from the coding sequence GTGGACACCTCCATCATCCTCGCGATGACTCTCGCGGCCCTTGTCGGTGTCGCACTCGGGCTCCTCGGCGGCGGGGGCTCCATCCTCACTTTCCCCATCTTCTCCCTCGTCCTGGGCATCGGAACGAGGGAGACGATCGTCTCCTCTCTCTTCGTCGTCGCTATCACCAGCGCCGTCTCCGCCGCCTTCCGTGTGCGCCGACGCGAGGTGCGCTGGAAAGTCGCCGGCGTCTTCGCGGCGACCGGCTTGATCGGGGGAATCGGTGGCGGGATGGTTGGTCAGCTGCTACCAGAAACCGTGCTCACCGTTCTGTTCGCGGCGATCATGATCGTCACAGCGATCGCCATGATGCGGCCGCGACGAGAACGCGCGGCGCGCCCTCCGACGCGGCCGGTCGTCCGTGGAATCCGAACGACAGGTACGGGACTCGGCGTGGGAGTCCTCACAGGGGCACTGGGAGCAGGCGGCGGGTTCCTCATCGTCCCCGCCCTCACCTTCCTCGGCCAGCCCATCGCCGCTGCAGTGGGGACATCGCTACTAGTCATCGCCGTGAACTCGTCCGCCGGCTTCCTCACCCAGATCACGACCGTGGCCATCCACTGGCCCATCGTCCTCACCTTCACCGCGCTCGCCGTCGCCGGATCCTTCATCGGTCTGGCACTGTCGCATCGCCTCCCGGCTGCCGGCATCCGCACCGGGTTCGGGGTTCTGGTGCTGGCCGTGGGGCTGACCATGCTCGCCACCCTCATCATTCAGACGCTCTCCGCCTGA